One genomic segment of Natrialbaceae archaeon AArc-T1-2 includes these proteins:
- a CDS encoding glycosyltransferase family 2 protein, translating to MELSVIVPTLNDRERLLTCLDALASRLPSAVEVVVVNGPSSDGTTGVVRDRDDVDVLVEVSERNRNVARNAGIGVAGGDVIAFVGDAYVVAPSWYDALETAVGTGADVVSGPVSGGPDQSATSPQAVAGRSIDDIAGDNVAFDRTVLERLDGFDENLSVGGVRDCAYRLATLDVTVAWRPELRVRSEFSVDGGRIDTGWNDGGWGDQYWATAYTLGKNHGVHPTVVTRPLGSAIRDGIANARRVLGGDETPTDWLQNGIAVATSTVRGLADGLRARRADDPPSRNPAGLSTRHDRAVRVYD from the coding sequence ATGGAGCTCTCGGTGATCGTTCCGACGCTCAACGACCGGGAGCGACTGCTCACCTGTCTCGACGCGCTCGCGTCTCGGCTTCCGTCGGCCGTCGAGGTCGTCGTCGTCAACGGGCCGTCCTCGGACGGCACGACGGGAGTCGTCCGGGACAGAGACGACGTCGACGTGCTCGTCGAAGTCTCCGAGCGAAACCGAAACGTCGCCCGGAACGCGGGGATCGGCGTCGCCGGAGGCGACGTTATCGCGTTCGTCGGTGACGCCTACGTCGTCGCACCGTCGTGGTACGACGCCCTCGAGACCGCGGTCGGAACCGGTGCCGACGTCGTCTCCGGTCCCGTCAGCGGCGGGCCGGATCAGAGCGCGACGTCGCCACAGGCCGTCGCAGGTCGCTCGATCGACGACATCGCCGGCGACAACGTCGCGTTCGATCGCACTGTACTCGAGCGACTCGACGGCTTCGACGAGAACCTCTCCGTCGGCGGCGTCCGCGACTGTGCGTATCGGCTCGCGACGCTCGACGTGACCGTCGCCTGGCGTCCGGAGCTGCGCGTCAGAAGCGAGTTCAGCGTCGACGGGGGACGGATCGACACCGGCTGGAACGACGGCGGCTGGGGAGATCAGTACTGGGCAACCGCGTACACGCTCGGAAAAAACCACGGCGTCCATCCGACGGTCGTTACCCGTCCGCTCGGCAGTGCGATCCGGGACGGGATCGCAAACGCCCGGCGCGTCCTCGGCGGCGACGAAACACCGACCGACTGGCTGCAAAACGGCATCGCCGTCGCGACCAGTACGGTCCGCGGTCTAGCGGACGGACTCCGTGCCCGTCGTGCCGACGATCCGCCGAGTCGAAACCCGGCTGGACTCTCCACGCGCCACGACCGTGCCGTTCGGGTGTACGATTGA
- a CDS encoding DUF5787 family protein, with product MTDETNDASTWPTLGTDAEFGFELRTCRWAELNWEPVDDRAVVVARQLGTKHRLWDTIVLECDREALRERARFGPDRLDGDLLHVVRNAPADWTYYRESLPEPDYPWRYVREAIHRGADRGILETRKRSGRIQIRRKWPYPDWLERVVAIENKPDVDASAARDLASQLEYDVAMGLADEVWVATRKTNEPVEPVLFEDLPVEAGILVFDPGTLAATVAWHPRTLPVEEPGTRILERPSGGDRDRSAARFESVSPETKATTRLEIAERAYERGWRSFVETMRPDCRYFELRARDQLLPWCVSKGRCQTAGECRGSCSEYEPEPPTWRTRGWPIEGGPGKRCRTLLETRRRRRRPGLSDSPDEAK from the coding sequence GTGACCGACGAGACGAACGACGCATCGACGTGGCCAACGCTCGGAACCGACGCCGAATTCGGCTTCGAGCTGCGGACCTGCCGGTGGGCCGAACTGAACTGGGAACCCGTCGACGATCGTGCCGTCGTCGTCGCTCGTCAGCTCGGGACGAAACACAGGCTGTGGGACACGATCGTCCTCGAGTGCGACCGCGAGGCTCTCCGCGAACGTGCCCGATTCGGTCCGGACCGGCTCGACGGCGACCTCCTGCACGTCGTCAGGAACGCACCCGCAGACTGGACCTACTACCGGGAGAGCCTCCCCGAACCCGACTACCCGTGGCGGTACGTCCGTGAGGCGATCCACCGCGGGGCCGACCGGGGAATCCTCGAGACGCGCAAGCGTTCCGGACGCATCCAGATTCGCCGGAAGTGGCCCTACCCCGACTGGCTCGAGCGCGTCGTCGCGATCGAGAACAAACCCGACGTCGACGCCAGCGCCGCCCGCGACCTGGCGAGTCAACTCGAGTACGACGTGGCGATGGGACTGGCCGACGAAGTCTGGGTGGCAACACGGAAGACGAACGAGCCGGTCGAACCGGTCCTGTTCGAGGATCTGCCGGTCGAAGCGGGCATCCTCGTGTTCGACCCGGGCACGCTTGCGGCCACGGTCGCGTGGCATCCACGGACGCTGCCGGTCGAGGAGCCGGGGACGCGGATCCTCGAGCGGCCGTCCGGCGGTGACCGGGACCGATCGGCCGCGCGATTCGAGTCCGTCTCTCCGGAGACGAAAGCGACGACGCGACTCGAGATCGCCGAGCGCGCCTACGAACGTGGCTGGCGGTCGTTCGTCGAGACGATGCGTCCAGACTGTCGATATTTCGAGCTTCGCGCGCGCGATCAGTTGCTGCCGTGGTGTGTCTCGAAAGGACGATGCCAGACGGCTGGCGAATGTCGCGGTTCCTGTTCGGAGTACGAGCCCGAGCCGCCAACCTGGCGAACCCGCGGCTGGCCGATCGAGGGCGGGCCGGGGAAACGATGTCGGACGTTGCTCGAGACACGACGGCGGCGGCGGCGGCCGGGGCTGTCCGACTCGCCCGACGAGGCGAAGTGA
- a CDS encoding class I SAM-dependent methyltransferase, translated as MKGQEWYQADDVAAEYDDKRFSRGGQLIDRREKEAVLEAIAPVEDRSILEIACGTGRFTVMLAERGADVVGLDISAPMLQRGREKARQAGVSDTLEFLRGDAGRLPFPDDHFDTVVAMRFFHLADDPEAFLAEMRRVSSEQIVFDTFNRFSTRSIYNWALPMGSRLYSKSEVSVLLAKTNLTLVDVEDDFLFPYGLYRQLPNSFAEPIRSLDRTLGRVPNVDHLASVSYWNTRVR; from the coding sequence GTGAAAGGACAGGAGTGGTACCAGGCCGACGACGTCGCCGCGGAGTACGACGACAAGCGGTTCTCTCGAGGCGGTCAGCTGATCGACCGCCGGGAGAAGGAGGCGGTCCTCGAGGCAATCGCACCGGTCGAAGACCGGAGCATTCTCGAGATCGCCTGCGGGACCGGTCGGTTCACGGTGATGCTCGCAGAGCGCGGTGCTGACGTCGTTGGACTGGACATCTCGGCACCGATGTTACAGCGCGGACGCGAGAAGGCACGCCAGGCCGGCGTCTCGGACACCCTCGAGTTTCTCCGTGGCGATGCGGGCCGGCTGCCGTTTCCGGACGATCACTTCGACACCGTCGTCGCGATGCGGTTTTTCCACCTCGCAGACGACCCGGAAGCGTTCTTAGCGGAGATGCGTCGCGTCTCCAGCGAACAGATCGTCTTCGATACGTTCAACCGGTTTTCGACGCGCAGCATCTACAACTGGGCGTTGCCGATGGGATCGCGTCTGTACTCGAAAAGCGAAGTGAGTGTCCTGCTCGCAAAGACGAACCTGACGCTCGTCGACGTCGAGGACGACTTTCTCTTTCCGTACGGACTGTATCGCCAGCTTCCCAACAGCTTCGCCGAGCCGATCCGGTCGCTCGATCGGACGCTCGGACGGGTTCCCAACGTGGACCACCTCGCGTCGGTTTCGTACTGGAATACGCGGGTCCGATGA
- a CDS encoding amphi-Trp domain-containing protein, producing MAERTHSSETMTRSELATYLSALAAEFEADDDEIAVEVGNKSVTLHPPENVECDVEVVERSSVLRGSRETVDIELSWKP from the coding sequence ATGGCAGAGCGAACGCACTCGAGCGAGACGATGACGCGTTCGGAACTGGCAACGTATCTCTCGGCGCTGGCGGCGGAGTTCGAAGCAGACGACGATGAGATCGCCGTCGAGGTCGGGAACAAAAGCGTCACGCTCCATCCGCCAGAGAACGTCGAGTGCGACGTCGAGGTCGTCGAGCGGTCGTCGGTGCTTCGCGGGAGCCGGGAGACGGTCGACATCGAACTCAGCTGGAAGCCCTGA
- a CDS encoding universal stress protein → MYDTILFPTDGSDHASRVADHAIDVAKTRDATLHVFSVVDDRAFLTLSDDRIEEVRSELEENALEAIDEAVTAAEDDGVDTESDVDVGNPAECIVDYVADNDVDLVVMGTSGDDYERTVVGSVSRRVVEASPAPVLTVGLDA, encoded by the coding sequence ATGTACGATACGATCCTCTTCCCGACCGACGGCAGCGATCACGCGAGTCGGGTCGCAGACCACGCCATCGACGTCGCGAAGACGCGAGACGCGACGCTACACGTCTTCTCGGTCGTCGACGACCGGGCGTTTCTGACCCTCTCGGACGATCGTATCGAGGAGGTCAGAAGCGAACTCGAGGAGAACGCACTCGAAGCGATCGACGAGGCCGTCACGGCCGCGGAAGACGACGGCGTCGACACCGAATCCGACGTCGACGTCGGCAATCCGGCGGAGTGTATCGTCGACTACGTCGCGGACAACGACGTCGACCTCGTGGTGATGGGGACGAGCGGCGACGACTACGAGCGAACCGTCGTCGGCAGCGTCTCTCGACGCGTCGTCGAGGCCTCGCCTGCCCCCGTGTTGACCGTCGGACTCGACGCCTGA
- the thsA gene encoding thermosome subunit alpha, which translates to MFILSEDSQRTQGRDAQSSNIVAGKAVAESVRTTLGPRGMDKMLVGSSGDVVITNDGATILDEMDIEHPAAQMIVEVAETQEEEVGDGTTTAAVLAGTLLGEAEDLIEQDVHATTIVEGYHEAARIAQSAVDEMVLEADVDDDLLEEVAESSMTGKGTGGLTAEALAETVVEAVRHVADDEVRRDDVAVHTQVGASSSATELVPGIVVDEEPIHDEMPGDVEDADIAILDVALEVRTGDVDAEYAIDSIDQLNAAIDHEESELRGYAETIADSGVDVVFTTEDVDDRVATHLANEGVLTFENLSSSDARKIASATGTGRVGALEDLSEDDFGHADRIRTERYGDDDLAFVEGGAAAETVTVFVRGGTEHVVDELERTIRDALDVVATALASGEVVPGAGATEIAIADRVRAEAAGVEGRKQLAVEAFADALDVVPRTLAANSGQDPIDSLVDLRAAHESEGRAGLITDGEEVTIDDPVDDGVVDPADVKREAVESATEAATMIARIDDVIAAE; encoded by the coding sequence ATGTTCATCCTGAGCGAGGACAGTCAGCGAACACAGGGACGCGACGCCCAGTCGTCGAACATCGTCGCCGGCAAGGCGGTCGCCGAATCGGTACGAACGACGCTCGGTCCACGCGGTATGGACAAGATGCTCGTCGGCTCGAGCGGGGACGTCGTCATCACGAACGACGGCGCGACGATCTTAGACGAGATGGACATCGAACACCCCGCAGCCCAGATGATCGTCGAGGTCGCCGAGACCCAGGAAGAGGAGGTCGGCGACGGAACGACGACGGCCGCGGTGCTCGCTGGCACCCTTCTCGGTGAAGCGGAAGACCTCATCGAACAGGACGTCCACGCGACGACGATCGTCGAGGGCTACCACGAGGCCGCCCGCATCGCCCAGAGCGCCGTCGACGAGATGGTTCTCGAGGCCGACGTCGACGACGACCTCCTCGAGGAGGTCGCCGAATCGAGCATGACCGGCAAGGGAACCGGCGGCCTCACCGCGGAGGCGCTCGCCGAAACCGTCGTCGAGGCGGTCCGTCACGTCGCCGACGACGAGGTCCGACGCGACGACGTCGCCGTCCACACCCAGGTCGGTGCCTCCTCGAGCGCGACCGAACTCGTCCCCGGTATCGTCGTCGACGAAGAGCCCATCCACGACGAGATGCCTGGCGACGTCGAGGACGCCGATATCGCGATTCTCGACGTCGCCCTGGAAGTGCGAACGGGCGACGTCGACGCCGAGTATGCGATCGACTCGATCGACCAGCTCAACGCCGCCATCGACCACGAGGAGTCCGAACTCCGTGGCTACGCCGAGACGATCGCCGACTCCGGCGTCGACGTCGTGTTCACGACGGAGGACGTCGACGATCGCGTCGCGACTCACCTCGCCAACGAAGGCGTGCTCACCTTCGAGAACCTCAGCAGCTCCGACGCCCGCAAGATCGCCTCCGCGACGGGCACGGGTCGAGTCGGCGCCCTCGAGGACCTCTCCGAGGACGACTTCGGCCACGCCGACCGGATCCGCACCGAGAGATACGGCGACGACGATCTCGCGTTCGTCGAAGGCGGCGCGGCCGCGGAGACGGTGACGGTGTTCGTCCGCGGCGGCACCGAACACGTCGTCGACGAACTCGAGCGCACGATCCGTGACGCACTCGACGTCGTCGCGACCGCACTCGCCTCGGGCGAGGTCGTCCCGGGTGCCGGCGCAACCGAGATCGCAATCGCCGACCGCGTGCGCGCCGAAGCCGCCGGCGTCGAGGGCCGCAAACAGCTCGCCGTCGAGGCGTTTGCCGACGCGCTCGACGTCGTCCCGCGGACGCTCGCCGCGAATTCCGGGCAGGACCCGATCGACTCGCTGGTCGACCTGCGTGCCGCCCACGAGTCCGAAGGTCGGGCCGGCCTGATCACCGACGGCGAAGAAGTCACGATCGACGATCCCGTCGACGATGGCGTCGTCGACCCGGCCGACGTCAAACGAGAAGCAGTCGAGAGCGCGACCGAGGCCGCGACGATGATCGCCCGCATCGACGACGTTATCGCTGCCGAATAG
- a CDS encoding amidohydrolase family protein has product MLELEHEFRVVDVHARLTPTEGMGGRGRTTTPDRLEREFHQAGIVKAVVTPAPTPDASYLRANNGVARLSVDRPFVAFARIDGSRAPDAIANPLRSVIGGQRSHHTTPEDVEQYGYDDRFHGFAIDPSVDGLPGASVLETLESVGLPVLVSGGVDASPEVLAETVLGRSFPVVVAHFGGHPLNRELMDRMIDLLGEYDDCYLDTSFVRYREQLERALLEHPDRVFFGSGAPACHPNVAVMEILTLDVSEDMLRRAFSKNACRVIEPLAPEWE; this is encoded by the coding sequence ATGCTCGAGTTGGAACACGAGTTCCGGGTCGTCGACGTCCACGCCCGGTTGACGCCGACCGAAGGAATGGGGGGACGTGGACGGACGACGACGCCGGACCGTCTCGAGCGCGAATTTCACCAGGCCGGAATCGTCAAGGCCGTCGTCACACCCGCACCTACTCCCGACGCGAGCTATCTCCGGGCGAACAACGGAGTCGCACGGCTCAGCGTCGACCGGCCGTTCGTCGCGTTCGCCCGTATCGACGGCTCCCGGGCTCCCGACGCGATCGCGAACCCCCTCCGCAGCGTCATCGGGGGCCAGCGATCCCACCACACCACGCCCGAGGACGTCGAACAGTACGGCTACGACGATCGGTTTCACGGGTTTGCGATCGACCCGTCCGTCGACGGCCTCCCCGGAGCGTCCGTCCTCGAGACGCTCGAGTCGGTCGGCCTCCCGGTACTCGTCAGCGGCGGCGTCGACGCCTCACCCGAGGTGCTCGCCGAGACGGTGCTCGGACGTTCGTTTCCCGTCGTCGTTGCCCACTTCGGCGGTCATCCGCTGAACCGCGAGCTGATGGATCGAATGATCGACCTGCTCGGAGAGTACGATGACTGCTATCTCGACACGAGTTTCGTCCGCTATCGCGAACAGCTCGAGCGCGCCCTGCTCGAACACCCGGACAGGGTCTTCTTCGGCAGCGGCGCGCCGGCGTGTCATCCCAACGTCGCCGTCATGGAGATCCTCACGCTCGACGTCTCCGAGGACATGCTGCGACGTGCGTTCTCGAAAAACGCCTGTCGCGTGATCGAACCGCTCGCGCCCGAGTGGGAGTGA
- the lonB gene encoding ATP-dependent protease LonB encodes MSNDTNVDDPPEAADGTAPDEEPSDQQGDSWSVPDDGRDEDAGGDGDLESDPEPTEDWDDGRDEEDDDIETVEDLGSAVEVDPGVEIDEDIAEDDLLGGLKIDSTAEIEVPDRLVDQVIGQDEARDIIIKAAKQRRHVMMIGSPGTGKSMLAKAMSQLLPQEDLQDVLVYHNPDDGNEPKVRTVPAGKGEQIIEAHKEEARKRNQMRSILMWIIIAIIIGYAILTTNILLGILAAGIIWLIFRYTSRGTDAMVPNMIVDNGDQRTAPFEDATGAHAGALLGDVRHDPFQSGGMETPSHDRVEPGAIHKSNKGVLFVDEINTLDVRTQQKLMTAIQEGEFSITGQSERSSGAMVQTEPVPCDFVMIAAGNLDAMENMHPALRSRIKGYGYEVYMDDTIEDTAEMRRKYARFIAQEVDRDGRLPHFDREAVEELILEAKRRAGRKEHLTLEFRNLGGLVRVAGDIARAQDVEYTTREHVLEAKGRSRSIEQQLADDYIDRRKDYELQVTEDGVEGRVNGLAVMGEDSGIMLPVMAEIAPAQGQGQVIATGQLKEMAEESVQNVSAIIKKFSDVNLSEKDVHIQFVQAGQQGVDGDSASITVATAVISALEDIPVDQSVAMTGSLSVRGDVLPVGGVTHKIEAAAKAGCEKVIIPKANEQDVMIEDEYDEMVEIIPCSNISEVLDVALMGEPKKDSLVDRLKSITGSAFEGQQVAGSSSPSPQ; translated from the coding sequence ATGAGTAACGACACGAACGTTGACGACCCTCCCGAAGCGGCCGACGGGACGGCTCCGGACGAGGAGCCGTCCGACCAGCAGGGAGACAGCTGGTCGGTGCCCGACGACGGTCGAGACGAGGACGCCGGAGGCGACGGCGACCTCGAGTCGGACCCCGAGCCGACCGAGGACTGGGACGACGGTCGCGACGAAGAGGACGACGACATCGAGACCGTCGAAGACCTCGGCAGCGCGGTCGAGGTCGATCCGGGGGTCGAGATCGACGAGGACATCGCCGAAGACGATCTGCTCGGCGGGCTCAAGATCGATTCGACGGCCGAGATCGAAGTCCCCGATCGGCTCGTCGATCAGGTCATCGGCCAGGACGAAGCACGCGACATCATCATCAAAGCCGCCAAACAGCGCCGTCACGTGATGATGATCGGCTCGCCCGGGACGGGCAAGTCGATGCTGGCGAAAGCGATGAGCCAGCTGTTGCCACAGGAAGATCTCCAGGACGTTCTCGTCTATCACAACCCCGACGACGGCAACGAGCCGAAAGTCCGGACCGTCCCCGCCGGCAAGGGCGAACAGATCATCGAAGCACACAAGGAGGAAGCCCGAAAGCGCAACCAGATGCGCTCGATCCTGATGTGGATCATCATCGCGATCATCATCGGGTACGCGATCCTGACGACCAACATCCTGCTTGGCATCCTTGCGGCGGGTATCATCTGGCTCATCTTCCGCTATACGAGTCGTGGAACGGACGCGATGGTGCCGAACATGATCGTCGATAACGGCGATCAGCGGACCGCGCCGTTCGAGGACGCGACCGGCGCCCACGCCGGTGCCCTGCTTGGTGACGTCCGCCACGACCCATTCCAGTCCGGCGGCATGGAGACGCCGAGTCACGACCGCGTCGAACCCGGCGCGATCCACAAGTCCAACAAGGGCGTGCTGTTCGTCGACGAGATCAACACGCTCGACGTCCGGACCCAACAGAAGCTGATGACGGCGATCCAGGAAGGCGAGTTCTCGATTACGGGCCAGTCCGAGCGCTCTTCGGGTGCGATGGTCCAGACCGAGCCCGTCCCCTGTGACTTCGTCATGATCGCCGCAGGGAACTTAGACGCGATGGAGAACATGCACCCCGCCCTGCGCTCCCGTATCAAGGGATACGGCTACGAGGTGTATATGGACGACACCATCGAGGACACTGCCGAGATGCGTCGCAAGTACGCCCGCTTCATCGCCCAGGAGGTCGACCGCGACGGTCGGCTTCCTCACTTCGACCGCGAGGCCGTCGAGGAGCTCATCCTCGAGGCCAAACGCCGTGCCGGTCGCAAGGAACACCTCACGCTCGAGTTCCGGAACCTCGGTGGACTCGTCCGCGTCGCCGGCGACATCGCCCGCGCCCAGGACGTCGAGTACACCACCCGTGAGCACGTCCTCGAGGCCAAGGGTCGCTCGCGCTCGATCGAGCAACAGCTCGCCGACGACTACATCGATCGGCGCAAGGACTACGAGCTACAGGTCACCGAAGACGGCGTCGAAGGCCGGGTCAACGGCCTCGCCGTCATGGGCGAAGACTCCGGTATCATGCTCCCCGTGATGGCCGAGATCGCGCCCGCCCAGGGACAGGGCCAGGTGATCGCGACCGGCCAGCTCAAGGAGATGGCCGAGGAGTCGGTCCAAAACGTCTCGGCGATCATCAAGAAGTTCTCCGACGTGAATCTCTCGGAGAAGGACGTCCACATCCAGTTCGTCCAGGCGGGCCAGCAGGGCGTCGACGGCGACTCCGCCTCCATCACGGTGGCGACGGCCGTCATCTCCGCGCTCGAGGACATCCCCGTCGACCAGTCGGTCGCGATGACCGGCTCGCTGTCGGTGCGTGGCGACGTCCTCCCCGTCGGCGGCGTCACTCACAAGATCGAGGCCGCAGCGAAAGCCGGCTGTGAGAAGGTCATCATCCCCAAGGCGAACGAACAGGACGTGATGATCGAAGACGAGTACGACGAGATGGTCGAGATCATCCCCTGTTCGAACATCAGCGAGGTCCTAGACGTCGCCCTGATGGGCGAGCCGAAGAAGGACTCGCTGGTCGATCGGCTCAAGTCGATCACCGGCTCGGCGTTCGAAGGACAACAGGTCGCCGGCAGCTCGAGCCCGAGTCCACAATAG
- a CDS encoding nicotinamide-nucleotide adenylyltransferase produces MTRGFYIGRFQPFHNGHRQVVEAIAEDVDELVVGIGSAGDSHSARDPFTAGERIMMITKALVDSELVTYVVPIEDLERHSVWVSHVQSMSPDFDVAYSNNPLVIQLFREASVEVRQSPMFNRDVLEGAEIRRRMIEGGEWKHLVPDAVVEVVDEIDGLERLRMISETDANGK; encoded by the coding sequence ATGACCCGAGGGTTTTACATCGGTCGATTCCAGCCGTTTCACAACGGTCATCGCCAGGTCGTCGAAGCGATCGCCGAAGACGTCGACGAACTCGTCGTCGGGATCGGCAGCGCCGGCGACTCTCACTCGGCACGGGACCCGTTCACCGCCGGCGAACGCATCATGATGATCACGAAGGCGCTCGTCGACTCCGAACTCGTGACGTACGTCGTCCCGATCGAGGACTTAGAGCGTCACTCGGTGTGGGTAAGCCACGTCCAGAGCATGAGCCCCGACTTCGACGTCGCCTACTCGAACAATCCGCTCGTCATCCAGCTCTTTCGAGAAGCCAGCGTCGAGGTCCGTCAGTCACCCATGTTCAACCGCGACGTTCTCGAGGGTGCCGAGATCCGACGGCGCATGATCGAAGGCGGCGAGTGGAAACACCTCGTCCCCGACGCCGTCGTCGAGGTCGTCGACGAGATCGACGGCCTCGAGCGACTCCGAATGATAAGCGAGACGGACGCCAACGGTAAGTGA
- a CDS encoding CPBP family intramembrane glutamic endopeptidase: protein MPQWTTFAGVTGVVLVLLLVLSHLTQQAFADPESAPSTSSRDREEPTPTRDGTSRVDLETTTIDASETPSATDPGGTETTPTPTDEETPRTVDEREQTPDPRVSPESLSTAELLANVAISQGLFAGVLIGAAIYTAIPAEAFGLTFTREYLVSGLVLGVGVGLVLYVANELGAAGAKRAGIDHNEELRRMLAPDTLRGWLALLLIVLPIIAVFEELLFRAALIGVLAAGFDLSPWLLAVGSSVVFALGHGMQGTAGILVTGTLGFVLAAVFILTGSLLVVVVAHYLINALEFVVHEGLGLEWTEPLETNG, encoded by the coding sequence ATGCCCCAATGGACGACGTTCGCCGGCGTGACGGGCGTCGTCCTCGTACTGTTACTCGTTCTCTCACACCTCACACAGCAGGCGTTCGCCGATCCCGAGTCAGCACCGTCGACGTCCTCGCGCGATCGCGAGGAGCCGACCCCGACGCGAGATGGGACGAGTCGCGTAGACCTCGAGACGACGACGATCGACGCGAGCGAGACGCCGTCAGCGACCGATCCCGGCGGGACCGAGACGACACCGACACCCACCGACGAGGAGACGCCGCGTACGGTCGACGAACGCGAGCAGACGCCCGATCCCCGCGTCTCGCCGGAGTCGCTGTCGACCGCCGAGTTGCTCGCGAACGTCGCGATCTCACAGGGACTGTTCGCGGGAGTGTTGATCGGCGCCGCGATCTACACGGCGATCCCGGCCGAGGCGTTCGGACTCACGTTCACCCGCGAGTATCTCGTCTCCGGGCTCGTACTCGGTGTCGGCGTCGGGCTCGTCCTCTACGTCGCGAACGAACTCGGGGCGGCGGGTGCGAAGCGGGCCGGAATCGACCACAACGAGGAGCTCAGACGGATGCTCGCTCCCGACACGCTTAGGGGGTGGCTCGCGCTGTTGCTGATCGTGTTGCCCATCATCGCCGTCTTCGAGGAACTGCTCTTTCGGGCGGCGCTGATCGGCGTCCTCGCCGCCGGCTTCGATCTCTCGCCGTGGCTGCTCGCCGTCGGCTCCTCGGTCGTGTTCGCGCTCGGACACGGAATGCAGGGGACGGCCGGCATCCTCGTGACAGGTACGCTCGGATTCGTCCTCGCGGCCGTATTCATCCTCACCGGCAGTCTCCTGGTCGTGGTCGTCGCGCACTATCTGATCAACGCCCTCGAGTTCGTCGTTCACGAGGGACTCGGCCTCGAGTGGACCGAACCGCTGGAAACTAACGGCTAG
- a CDS encoding SAM hydrolase/SAM-dependent halogenase family protein, producing MITLASDFGSPYPAAMKGVLLERTDARLVDVAHDFPRQDVRAAAFWLRETLPYFPPATHLVVVDPGVGTDRDALVVRAGQCTLVGPDNGVLRPVARELAGDGALEYFRIDDDHDDLVPVRLGNATAAKSTTFHGRDVFAPAAAIVHETDRESLAARAVLSPTDDVVDLVLPEATVADDRATGEVLVVDDFGNVVTNVPGTSLEGRDAVRANDERVPVERTFAAVDPGERLATVGSHGYVELDVNRGRGEEAFGLEPGDVVVLELESESG from the coding sequence GTGATCACCCTCGCCTCGGACTTCGGCTCGCCGTATCCGGCGGCGATGAAAGGCGTCTTGCTCGAGCGTACCGACGCCAGGTTGGTCGACGTCGCCCACGACTTCCCCCGCCAGGACGTCCGCGCGGCGGCGTTCTGGCTCCGGGAGACGCTGCCGTACTTCCCGCCGGCGACGCACCTCGTCGTCGTCGACCCCGGCGTCGGCACCGACCGGGATGCACTCGTCGTTCGGGCCGGACAGTGTACTCTCGTCGGCCCCGACAACGGCGTCCTCCGTCCGGTCGCACGCGAACTCGCCGGAGACGGCGCTCTCGAGTACTTCCGAATCGACGACGATCACGACGACCTCGTACCGGTCCGTCTCGGAAACGCGACCGCAGCGAAGAGCACCACCTTCCACGGCCGGGACGTCTTCGCCCCTGCGGCCGCTATCGTCCACGAGACCGACCGCGAGAGCCTGGCGGCACGTGCCGTCCTCTCGCCGACCGACGACGTCGTCGACCTCGTGCTTCCCGAGGCGACCGTCGCCGACGATCGTGCGACCGGCGAGGTGCTCGTCGTCGACGACTTCGGCAACGTCGTCACGAACGTCCCCGGCACGTCCCTCGAGGGTCGCGACGCCGTCCGGGCGAACGACGAACGGGTTCCCGTCGAACGGACGTTCGCCGCCGTCGACCCCGGCGAGCGGCTGGCGACTGTCGGCAGCCACGGCTACGTCGAACTCGACGTCAATCGCGGTCGAGGCGAGGAAGCGTTCGGCCTCGAACCCGGCGACGTGGTCGTCCTCGAGCTCGAGTCCGAGTCCGGGTAG